One segment of Heliomicrobium gestii DNA contains the following:
- a CDS encoding ANTAR domain-containing response regulator, protein MHGLRVIIGEPDDLQRAELKKLLHVLGQVIVGEAEDGLGTLKMVRRLNPDLVFLSLQPSMKDGEHVAHIIEDERLCPVVLLVERGLRESIRSRQADTLLPYLIKPVQEMSLLPIIDLAVSRFREVSRLEKEIRQLKNTIETRKIVEKAKGLLMRNLGINESEAFRRIQKQSMNKRLSLKAVAEAIIVAYDMQ, encoded by the coding sequence ATGCATGGATTGCGTGTCATCATCGGAGAACCAGATGACCTCCAACGTGCGGAATTGAAGAAGTTGCTGCATGTCCTCGGGCAAGTCATCGTCGGCGAAGCGGAGGACGGTTTGGGGACGTTGAAAATGGTTCGACGGTTGAATCCCGACCTCGTATTTCTCTCCCTGCAACCTTCCATGAAGGACGGGGAGCATGTGGCCCATATTATCGAAGACGAGCGACTCTGCCCCGTTGTGTTGCTGGTCGAACGGGGGCTCCGGGAGAGCATCCGGAGCCGCCAGGCCGATACTCTGCTGCCCTACCTGATCAAACCGGTGCAAGAGATGTCCCTGCTGCCGATCATCGACCTTGCCGTCAGCCGGTTTCGCGAAGTCAGCCGTTTGGAGAAGGAAATCCGTCAGTTGAAGAACACCATAGAAACGCGCAAGATTGTTGAGAAAGCCAAAGGGTTGCTCATGCGCAACCTGGGCATCAACGAATCGGAGGCCTTTCGGCGCATCCAGAAGCAGTCGATGAACAAGCGACTGAGTCTGAAAGCCGTGGCGGAGGCGATCATCGTCGCCTACGACATGCAATAG
- the hpt gene encoding hypoxanthine phosphoribosyltransferase produces the protein MDKVIDRVLVSEAAIQAKVRELGEQLSTDYAGKDLLVVGILKGALVFMADLIRAIRIPIEIDFMAVSSYGQGTKSSGAVRIMKDLDRAIENRHILIVEDIVDTGLTLNYLVDNLKSRGAASVKVCTILDKPSRRKTPVAPDYNGFTIPDEFVIGYGLDYAEQYRHIPFVAVLKREVYEKK, from the coding sequence ATGGACAAGGTCATCGATCGCGTACTGGTCAGTGAAGCAGCGATTCAAGCCAAGGTGCGCGAATTGGGCGAACAACTTTCTACGGACTATGCAGGCAAGGATTTGTTGGTCGTGGGCATCCTCAAAGGCGCCCTCGTCTTCATGGCCGACCTGATCCGGGCCATCCGCATCCCCATCGAGATCGACTTCATGGCTGTCTCCAGTTATGGACAAGGGACCAAATCATCGGGCGCCGTTCGGATCATGAAGGACCTCGATCGGGCGATCGAAAACCGGCACATCCTCATCGTCGAAGACATTGTCGATACCGGTCTCACCCTGAACTATCTGGTGGACAACCTCAAATCGCGGGGCGCTGCCTCGGTGAAGGTCTGCACCATTCTGGACAAGCCGAGCCGCCGCAAGACGCCTGTCGCCCCCGATTACAACGGTTTCACCATCCCGGACGAGTTTGTTATCGGCTATGGTCTTGACTATGCCGAACAATATCGCCACATTCCTTTTGTGGCCGTGCTGAAGCGGGAAGTCTACGAAAAAAAGTAG
- the mog gene encoding molybdopterin adenylyltransferase produces the protein MIRVGILTASDKGSRGEREDRSGRLIEEAVQTIGGAMAAYKVVPDERDQIAAALREMTDDLGLDLIFTTGGTGFSPRDVTPEATLDVAERMVPGIAEAMRAESMKITPRAMLTRSVAAIRGRTLIVNLPGSPKAVQECLDIILPALPHGIEILKGEASECARR, from the coding sequence ATGATCCGCGTTGGCATCCTCACGGCCTCTGACAAGGGAAGCCGTGGCGAGCGGGAGGATCGCTCAGGCCGGCTGATCGAAGAAGCCGTCCAAACCATCGGCGGCGCGATGGCCGCCTACAAGGTCGTTCCCGACGAGCGGGATCAGATCGCCGCTGCGCTCCGGGAGATGACCGACGATCTTGGATTGGATCTGATCTTCACCACCGGCGGGACGGGTTTCTCGCCCCGTGACGTCACCCCCGAAGCGACCCTCGATGTGGCGGAACGAATGGTTCCCGGCATCGCCGAGGCGATGCGGGCGGAAAGCATGAAGATCACGCCCCGGGCGATGCTCACCCGCAGTGTCGCCGCGATTCGCGGCCGAACCCTGATCGTCAACCTTCCCGGCAGCCCCAAGGCGGTCCAGGAGTGCCTCGATATCATCCTGCCGGCTTTGCCCCACGGGATCGAGATCCTCAAGGGCGAAGCGAGCGAGTGCGCGCGCAGATAG
- a CDS encoding MBL fold metallo-hydrolase — MARIIPLQIPTDYPVGDVIAYLIDDKKKVLIDTGPPSPKAMTCLRQQLSAAGCELRDLDDIIITHYHIDHFGLAHLLYEEAQIAITMHSLDHYSFTTEQTVAKMLMQGWALPTDMVQKMERSAKGIFIPEAYRRKDVQYKWIQEEERLDTGEFQFQIIHTPGHSLGHVALWEAKQGWLLSGDLLLQQIVPNPYLSQVAGQRIRTLPLFFNSLDKIDAVGPKICFPSHGPSFHYDREIVQRLKRHFIDKALAVFEILHERKQADLITLAQALYPKEILRDGFGVFSKVIGCLDLLEELGLIQYEKGTVHPVIQNTGWARQRLVERHGLDKSAHGAGLAGRFTGSAISGQQRT, encoded by the coding sequence ATGGCGCGGATCATTCCGTTACAGATCCCTACCGATTACCCTGTGGGGGATGTCATCGCTTATCTGATCGATGACAAAAAAAAGGTGCTTATCGACACGGGGCCGCCGAGCCCAAAAGCGATGACCTGTCTGCGCCAGCAGTTGAGCGCTGCAGGTTGCGAGTTGCGTGATTTGGATGACATCATCATCACTCACTACCACATCGACCATTTCGGATTGGCCCATCTCCTGTACGAAGAGGCGCAGATCGCCATCACGATGCACAGCTTGGATCACTATTCCTTTACAACCGAACAAACCGTCGCCAAAATGCTCATGCAGGGGTGGGCGCTGCCAACCGACATGGTGCAGAAGATGGAGCGTTCGGCAAAGGGCATCTTCATCCCTGAGGCCTATCGCCGAAAAGACGTGCAATATAAATGGATACAAGAAGAGGAACGGCTGGACACGGGCGAATTTCAATTCCAGATCATCCATACGCCCGGCCACTCCCTCGGTCATGTCGCCTTATGGGAAGCGAAGCAGGGATGGTTGCTGAGCGGCGATCTGCTGCTCCAACAGATCGTCCCCAACCCCTATCTGAGCCAGGTGGCGGGTCAGCGAATTCGAACATTGCCCTTGTTTTTTAACAGCCTCGATAAGATCGATGCCGTGGGACCGAAAATCTGCTTCCCTTCTCATGGGCCGTCCTTCCATTACGACAGGGAGATCGTGCAACGACTGAAGCGACACTTCATCGATAAGGCCCTGGCGGTTTTCGAAATCCTGCATGAACGCAAACAGGCCGATCTCATCACCCTGGCGCAAGCGTTGTATCCGAAGGAAATCCTGCGCGATGGCTTTGGCGTGTTCAGCAAGGTTATCGGATGTCTCGATCTATTGGAAGAACTGGGGCTTATCCAATATGAGAAGGGGACCGTTCATCCCGTCATCCAGAACACCGGATGGGCCCGGCAACGGTTGGTTGAACGACACGGTTTGGACAAAAGCGCGCACGGCGCCGGACTGGCCGGGCGGTTTACCGGATCAGCAATTTCAGGGCAACAAAGAACATGA
- a CDS encoding MOSC domain-containing protein, with product MAMIVAVCSSEKKGMRKQNVGQGMLEAGFGLTGDAHGGPWHRQVSLLAIESIQKMRDLGLDVHPGDFAENITTEGIDLTALPIGARLKLGSEAVGEVTQIGKECHTRCAIYHQAGDCVMPKEGIFIRVLAGGLVRVGDAIEVSELETGAKVAGEGERP from the coding sequence GTGGCAATGATCGTGGCTGTTTGCAGCAGCGAAAAAAAGGGGATGCGCAAGCAGAACGTCGGACAGGGGATGTTGGAGGCGGGCTTCGGTCTCACCGGTGACGCCCACGGCGGCCCCTGGCACCGTCAGGTGAGCTTGCTGGCGATTGAGAGCATTCAAAAGATGCGCGATCTGGGCCTTGATGTCCATCCCGGCGATTTTGCCGAAAACATCACCACCGAGGGCATCGACTTGACCGCACTGCCCATCGGCGCCCGGCTAAAACTGGGTTCGGAAGCCGTTGGCGAGGTGACCCAGATCGGCAAGGAGTGCCATACCCGTTGCGCGATTTACCACCAGGCCGGCGACTGTGTCATGCCCAAAGAGGGTATCTTCATCCGGGTGCTGGCAGGCGGCCTTGTCCGGGTTGGCGATGCGATAGAGGTCAGCGAACTTGAAACAGGAGCGAAGGTTGCCGGAGAGGGGGAGCGCCCATGA
- a CDS encoding P-II family nitrogen regulator, translating into MKKIEAVFRPERLDLVKQRLEAVGIRGMTLTQVMGCGRQKGETGVYRGQEYAITLRTKVKLELAVSDGEVETVVQAIIEAARTGNVGDGKIFILPIEEAVRIRTGERGAVAL; encoded by the coding sequence GTGAAAAAGATTGAAGCCGTTTTTCGTCCCGAACGTTTGGACCTGGTCAAACAGCGCTTGGAGGCTGTCGGCATCCGGGGCATGACGCTCACCCAGGTGATGGGCTGTGGGAGACAAAAAGGCGAGACAGGCGTATACCGCGGGCAGGAATACGCCATCACCTTGCGGACGAAAGTGAAGCTGGAGTTGGCCGTTTCAGACGGTGAAGTGGAAACAGTGGTGCAAGCGATCATCGAAGCGGCCCGGACGGGAAATGTAGGAGACGGGAAGATCTTCATCTTGCCCATCGAAGAGGCGGTGCGGATCCGCACGGGCGAGCGAGGGGCCGTTGCGCTGTAA
- a CDS encoding sulfite exporter TauE/SafE family protein: MDYLFLSLSGLLAGALGALVGVGGGFIVVPVLLLGFAYSHTATVATSLSFIFINSLVSAYHYSRQKRVDFATAIPFAISTIPGALMGAYLVPYLSGRAFDVAFAIILIIVSLFMMFRPQGQSVDRTPDWLGKKVTRRFTDAHGITHQYRFSPGFGVLISFFVGFLSSIFGIGGGIVHVPVMTLVMGFPPHIATATSMCILAVSTLAGTLPHLLQGDVQLGAAAALAIGAIGGAQIGTRLAPRVNSRRLMQLFAVIMFFVALKLLIR; this comes from the coding sequence ATGGACTATCTTTTCCTGTCGCTCTCCGGCCTGCTGGCCGGCGCCTTGGGGGCGCTGGTGGGGGTCGGCGGCGGATTCATCGTCGTACCGGTTCTGCTGCTCGGGTTTGCCTACTCCCATACGGCAACGGTGGCCACATCCCTTTCCTTTATCTTCATCAATTCCCTCGTCAGCGCCTATCACTACTCCCGGCAAAAGCGGGTGGACTTTGCCACGGCCATCCCTTTTGCCATCAGCACGATTCCCGGCGCCCTCATGGGCGCTTACCTGGTCCCCTACCTGTCCGGACGGGCCTTTGATGTGGCCTTTGCCATCATCTTGATCATCGTTTCTCTGTTCATGATGTTTCGCCCCCAGGGGCAGTCGGTTGATCGCACGCCCGATTGGCTCGGAAAAAAAGTGACCCGCAGGTTTACCGATGCCCACGGCATCACCCATCAATACCGCTTTAGCCCCGGTTTTGGCGTCCTGATCAGCTTCTTTGTGGGCTTTCTTTCCAGCATCTTCGGCATCGGCGGGGGCATCGTTCATGTGCCGGTCATGACCCTGGTCATGGGTTTTCCCCCACACATCGCGACCGCTACGTCCATGTGCATTCTCGCCGTGTCCACCCTTGCCGGAACACTGCCCCACCTATTGCAGGGCGATGTGCAACTGGGCGCTGCTGCGGCGCTCGCCATCGGCGCCATCGGCGGCGCTCAGATCGGCACACGCCTGGCGCCGAGAGTAAACAGCAGGCGGCTGATGCAGCTCTTTGCCGTGATCATGTTCTTTGTTGCCCTGAAATTGCTGATCCGGTAA
- a CDS encoding DUF1634 domain-containing protein, with product MDKAGKVPRDLELLISNTLRTGLIACGLITLIGLVRLQLAPVGLSQSFPTTLPGIWQALRALHPYGIIDVGLIVLILTPLFRVAASVFVYLRERDYTFVAITLFVLTMLIISFALGKAG from the coding sequence ATGGACAAAGCAGGCAAGGTTCCCCGCGATCTGGAGTTGTTGATCAGCAATACCCTGCGCACCGGCCTGATCGCTTGCGGATTGATCACCCTCATCGGGCTCGTCCGTTTACAACTGGCGCCCGTTGGATTGTCTCAATCCTTCCCCACCACGCTCCCCGGCATCTGGCAAGCCCTGCGGGCCCTTCATCCCTACGGGATCATCGATGTAGGGCTGATTGTTCTCATTCTAACGCCCCTGTTCCGGGTAGCCGCTTCGGTATTTGTCTATCTCCGTGAACGGGATTATACCTTTGTGGCGATTACGCTGTTTGTGCTCACCATGTTGATCATCAGTTTCGCCCTGGGGAAGGCCGGCTAA
- a CDS encoding ammonium transporter, producing the protein MTPTPEQLAMGIDTVWVLLAAALVFFMEAGFAALEAGFVRAKNSINIIMKVFMDCTVGMLGYWAFGFGVMYGLDKAGIIGISDFFLQGQAEHLGLKIPLYAYWLFQAAFAVAVATIVSGAVAERMKFGPYIVFSFLATAIIYPLAGHWVWNADGWLAKMGMVDYAGSAAVHAVGGWASLAAILVLGPRMGKFNADGSPNVIPGHNLPLAAMGAFMLWFGWFGFNPGSSLSGLDMNIARVAVTTNLAAAAGGTMGAIYTMLKWGKPDPSMVINGCLAGLVAITAGCGSVSPVGAAVIGAIAGVLVVEAVGWVDHLRADDPVGAVAVHGFCGTFGVIAVGFFHTERGLLYGGGMELLGVQILGVLAVSLFAFGATYLVFSALKATVGIRVKPEEEIDGMDLAEHGIAAYSDVPNYTGAHPAGFPVGGHPAGGPAAFAEVPAGSAQWTSSKP; encoded by the coding sequence ATGACACCCACGCCTGAGCAACTGGCCATGGGGATCGACACCGTATGGGTGTTGCTGGCCGCCGCACTTGTCTTTTTCATGGAAGCCGGTTTTGCCGCCTTGGAGGCGGGATTCGTCAGGGCGAAAAACAGCATCAACATCATCATGAAGGTCTTTATGGATTGCACCGTCGGCATGCTCGGGTACTGGGCATTCGGCTTTGGCGTTATGTACGGCTTGGACAAGGCCGGCATCATCGGAATCAGCGACTTCTTCCTGCAAGGGCAGGCCGAACATCTGGGCCTGAAAATCCCTCTCTACGCCTACTGGCTGTTCCAAGCGGCCTTCGCCGTCGCTGTGGCGACCATTGTCTCCGGCGCGGTGGCGGAGCGGATGAAGTTTGGTCCTTATATCGTGTTTAGCTTTTTGGCCACCGCCATCATCTACCCGTTGGCCGGACACTGGGTTTGGAATGCCGACGGCTGGCTTGCCAAGATGGGCATGGTCGACTATGCCGGCAGCGCCGCCGTTCACGCTGTAGGCGGCTGGGCGTCCCTCGCGGCCATTCTCGTTCTGGGACCTCGCATGGGCAAGTTCAACGCCGACGGCAGCCCGAACGTGATCCCCGGTCACAACCTGCCCCTGGCCGCCATGGGAGCTTTCATGCTGTGGTTCGGCTGGTTCGGATTCAACCCCGGCAGTTCCCTCTCCGGTCTTGACATGAATATCGCCCGCGTGGCCGTGACGACCAACCTGGCGGCGGCGGCAGGCGGCACCATGGGCGCCATCTATACGATGCTCAAATGGGGCAAACCGGATCCCAGTATGGTCATCAACGGCTGCCTGGCCGGGCTGGTCGCCATCACCGCCGGTTGTGGCAGCGTATCACCGGTTGGCGCCGCCGTCATCGGCGCCATCGCCGGCGTGCTTGTGGTTGAGGCTGTCGGCTGGGTCGATCACCTGCGGGCCGACGATCCTGTCGGCGCAGTGGCCGTTCACGGTTTCTGCGGCACCTTCGGCGTCATCGCCGTCGGCTTCTTCCACACCGAACGGGGCCTCCTCTACGGCGGCGGCATGGAACTGCTGGGCGTCCAGATCCTTGGCGTTCTCGCTGTCTCCCTCTTCGCCTTTGGCGCCACCTACCTGGTCTTCAGTGCCCTTAAGGCCACCGTCGGCATCCGCGTGAAGCCGGAAGAGGAGATTGACGGGATGGATCTGGCGGAACACGGCATCGCCGCCTATTCCGATGTGCCCAACTACACCGGCGCCCATCCGGCTGGCTTCCCTGTCGGCGGCCACCCCGCCGGTGGTCCTGCCGCTTTCGCCGAAGTCCCAGCCGGCTCGGCCCAGTGGACTTCCAGCAAGCCCTAG
- the moaA gene encoding GTP 3',8-cyclase MoaA: MIDAFARDIHYLRVSVTDRCNLRCVYCMPEEGIPLVDHRQVLRFEEFERLIAIAASQGIRRVRITGGEPLVRKGIVPFVSRVKAMAGIEDVALTTNGILLPSFAGDLQAAGLDRVNISLDTLRPERFRDVTRVGRIDDVWAGVEAALAAGLHPVKLNVVVMGGVNDDELADFARLTLQWPVHVRFIELMPIGEGDPRFRGQFVSIEQMKTKMAQEGLRLVHHPGIRGGGPARYHTLEGALGTVGFISAMSKHFCGACNRLRLTAEGKLRPCLHSRQEIDLRAPLRRGAPDHLLARIFQRAVEAKPYQHSMLDEGWGDRSRRMSQIGG; this comes from the coding sequence ATGATTGATGCCTTCGCTCGGGACATCCACTACCTGCGCGTCTCTGTCACGGATCGCTGCAACCTTCGCTGTGTCTACTGCATGCCGGAGGAGGGCATTCCCCTTGTCGACCACCGCCAGGTGTTGCGTTTCGAAGAGTTTGAACGGCTGATTGCCATCGCCGCCAGCCAGGGCATCCGCCGTGTGCGGATCACCGGCGGCGAGCCGCTGGTGCGCAAGGGGATCGTCCCCTTCGTGTCGCGGGTGAAAGCGATGGCGGGCATCGAAGACGTGGCACTCACCACCAACGGCATCCTGTTGCCGTCCTTTGCCGGCGATTTGCAGGCGGCCGGCCTGGATCGCGTCAATATCAGCCTGGACACGCTGCGGCCGGAGCGCTTTCGCGACGTCACCCGTGTGGGACGGATCGACGATGTTTGGGCTGGCGTCGAGGCCGCCCTGGCGGCCGGCCTGCATCCCGTCAAGCTGAATGTCGTCGTCATGGGCGGCGTCAACGACGACGAACTGGCCGACTTTGCCCGCCTCACCCTGCAGTGGCCTGTCCACGTGCGTTTTATCGAACTGATGCCCATCGGAGAGGGCGATCCCCGTTTTCGCGGCCAATTTGTTTCCATTGAACAGATGAAAACAAAGATGGCCCAGGAGGGGTTGCGACTGGTCCACCACCCCGGTATCCGCGGTGGCGGACCCGCTCGCTATCACACCCTGGAGGGCGCTTTGGGGACAGTCGGTTTTATCAGCGCCATGTCGAAACACTTTTGCGGCGCCTGCAACCGACTGCGGCTGACGGCTGAGGGGAAACTGCGTCCCTGCCTCCACTCGCGACAGGAGATCGATCTGCGAGCGCCCTTGCGACGAGGCGCGCCCGACCATCTGCTGGCGCGGATCTTTCAAAGAGCCGTCGAGGCCAAACCCTATCAGCACAGCATGCTCGATGAAGGCTGGGGTGACCGGTCACGCCGCATGTCCCAGATCGGGGGATGA
- a CDS encoding sulfite exporter TauE/SafE family protein encodes MVTELTYSPLLILVLSYFFGILGSLLGLGGALFLTPVLTIFMGVPIHYAIGAGFISIIATSSGSAAAYVRDRISNIRVGMFLEIATTVGAITGAYLSGLISNQLLFIVFSGMMFFSAYMMFRNRHVEFVENAEEDALAEKLQLSGHYVDKALHRDIAYKTQKPLQGLGLMFVAGILSGLLGIGNGALKVLAMDQIMKMPVKVSSATSNFMMGVTAAASAGVFFARGDIHPAIAAPVALGMMLGAMTGSRIMNRLRAKTLRTIFVPILLLIAAQMFLKGLGVL; translated from the coding sequence ATGGTTACGGAACTTACATACTCCCCGTTGCTGATTCTCGTACTTTCCTATTTTTTTGGGATCCTCGGCTCCCTGCTGGGCTTGGGCGGCGCGCTTTTTCTCACGCCGGTGCTCACCATTTTTATGGGGGTGCCGATTCATTATGCCATCGGCGCCGGTTTTATTTCCATCATCGCCACGTCGAGCGGCTCGGCGGCCGCCTATGTGCGCGACCGCATCAGCAACATCCGTGTGGGCATGTTTCTGGAGATCGCCACCACGGTGGGCGCCATCACCGGCGCCTATCTCTCCGGCTTGATCAGCAACCAGTTGCTTTTCATCGTCTTCTCCGGCATGATGTTTTTTTCGGCATACATGATGTTTCGCAATCGCCATGTCGAATTCGTTGAAAACGCCGAGGAAGACGCCTTGGCGGAAAAACTGCAATTGAGCGGTCACTATGTGGACAAGGCGCTCCACCGGGACATCGCCTATAAGACACAAAAGCCCCTTCAAGGGCTGGGCCTCATGTTTGTGGCCGGTATCTTATCGGGACTGCTGGGCATCGGCAACGGCGCCTTGAAGGTGCTGGCGATGGATCAGATCATGAAGATGCCTGTCAAGGTCTCCTCGGCGACGAGCAACTTTATGATGGGCGTCACGGCGGCCGCCAGCGCCGGCGTCTTCTTCGCCAGAGGCGATATCCACCCGGCCATCGCGGCGCCGGTGGCGCTCGGCATGATGCTGGGGGCGATGACGGGCAGCCGGATCATGAACCGGTTGCGCGCCAAGACACTGCGGACGATCTTCGTGCCCATCCTCCTCCTCATCGCCGCGCAAATGTTCTTGAAAGGTCTGGGGGTGTTGTGA
- a CDS encoding patatin-like phospholipase family protein: MDWALVLSGGGSRGAAHIGVIQALEKEGLRPPLVVGVSAGSIAGALYGTGHRAEDMIAIAKRASRHFLFDFDWHWMTGALLGLLRLAQGRPNAALWPGLPTGLLVGNQLEKLLRQIWGQQTFDDTDPRVVVTAVDLITGATICFLPKELEPKDPLPYRRFVTGVPIAQAVRASSSIPGVFHPVRLKGYCLVDGAVRANLPTDLARSLGAKVVICVSLRDPDTPATPPDNLIGTVLRSIDILGYEIDLCTILGGADLVIEPALGHMGVFDFDDIDAAVEVGYAAAMAVMPSIRRVLQAPPVQPKEPSVTEHRTSQGLVIRIGRGNQEKNEREWHR; this comes from the coding sequence ATGGACTGGGCATTGGTCCTCAGCGGCGGCGGTTCGCGCGGCGCCGCCCATATCGGCGTGATCCAGGCTCTGGAAAAGGAAGGGCTGCGGCCTCCCCTTGTCGTCGGCGTCAGCGCCGGCAGCATTGCCGGCGCCCTTTACGGCACCGGTCACCGGGCCGAGGACATGATCGCCATCGCCAAACGGGCCTCACGGCATTTTCTCTTTGACTTTGACTGGCACTGGATGACCGGGGCGTTGTTGGGACTCCTCCGCCTGGCCCAAGGTCGACCCAACGCGGCGCTCTGGCCCGGTCTGCCTACCGGCCTTCTTGTGGGCAACCAGTTGGAAAAACTGCTTCGCCAGATCTGGGGACAGCAAACCTTCGACGACACAGACCCACGGGTTGTGGTGACCGCAGTCGATCTGATCACCGGCGCGACGATCTGCTTTTTGCCGAAGGAACTGGAACCGAAGGATCCCCTTCCCTACCGGCGCTTCGTCACCGGCGTGCCCATTGCCCAGGCCGTCCGGGCCAGTTCGAGCATCCCCGGCGTCTTTCATCCCGTTCGCCTGAAGGGGTACTGCCTCGTCGACGGAGCCGTGCGGGCCAATCTGCCCACCGACCTGGCCCGCAGCTTGGGCGCCAAAGTGGTCATCTGTGTCAGCCTGCGCGACCCCGATACACCGGCAACGCCGCCGGACAACCTCATCGGAACAGTCCTGCGTTCCATCGACATCCTGGGCTATGAGATCGACCTCTGCACGATTCTGGGCGGCGCCGATCTGGTCATCGAACCGGCCCTTGGACACATGGGCGTCTTTGACTTCGATGACATCGACGCGGCCGTCGAGGTGGGGTATGCTGCAGCCATGGCGGTCATGCCATCGATCCGGCGCGTCTTGCAAGCGCCCCCTGTCCAGCCGAAAGAGCCCTCGGTGACGGAGCACCGGACATCACAGGGACTCGTCATCCGCATCGGCAGAGGGAACCAAGAAAAAAACGAAAGGGAGTGGCATCGCTGA
- a CDS encoding CC/Se motif family (seleno)protein, with translation MHHHRFFQDWTITPAAQAFIEQKGGAIHIPMNLSVGCCIHLDAPPEIEVGPPRPQDPAAYERFEKDGVTIYQDKRFDCGHPLTIDLSRGLLRAKLAVKGWRLA, from the coding sequence ATGCATCATCACCGCTTTTTTCAGGATTGGACCATCACGCCGGCAGCCCAGGCTTTCATTGAACAAAAGGGCGGCGCCATCCATATCCCCATGAACCTGTCTGTGGGCTGCTGCATCCACCTGGACGCGCCGCCGGAGATCGAAGTGGGACCGCCTCGCCCGCAGGATCCTGCCGCCTATGAGCGCTTTGAAAAAGACGGTGTGACCATCTATCAGGACAAGCGCTTTGATTGCGGTCACCCGCTCACCATCGATCTCTCACGGGGCTTGCTCCGGGCGAAGCTGGCCGTAAAGGGCTGGCGGCTGGCCTAA
- the moaC gene encoding cyclic pyranopterin monophosphate synthase MoaC, protein MDPLTHFDEKGGARMVDVSLKGETRREAVARGRVLMHRDTFRRVRDGQIAKGDVLAVARLAGIMAAKRTSDLIPLCHPLFLTGVDVTFTLDELHSTVEIESRVKTTGKTGVEMEALTAVSVAALTIYDMCKAMDKGMVVSDIRLVEKIGGKSGHFIREE, encoded by the coding sequence ATGGATCCTTTGACGCATTTTGATGAAAAAGGCGGCGCTCGCATGGTCGATGTGAGCCTGAAGGGGGAGACGCGGCGCGAAGCGGTGGCTCGCGGACGGGTGCTCATGCACCGGGACACTTTCCGGCGTGTCCGGGACGGCCAGATCGCCAAAGGTGATGTGCTGGCTGTGGCCCGCCTGGCAGGCATTATGGCCGCCAAGCGGACGAGCGACCTGATCCCCCTCTGTCACCCCCTGTTTCTCACCGGTGTCGACGTGACCTTTACCCTCGACGAACTCCATTCGACGGTGGAGATCGAGAGCCGCGTCAAAACAACCGGCAAGACCGGTGTGGAGATGGAGGCCTTGACGGCTGTATCGGTGGCCGCCCTGACCATCTACGACATGTGCAAGGCCATGGACAAGGGCATGGTCGTCAGCGACATCCGGCTCGTCGAGAAGATAGGGGGCAAGAGCGGGCACTTCATCAGGGAGGAATGA